One part of the Solanum dulcamara chromosome 8, daSolDulc1.2, whole genome shotgun sequence genome encodes these proteins:
- the LOC129899270 gene encoding serine/threonine protein phosphatase 2A 55 kDa regulatory subunit B beta isoform-like isoform X1, translated as MNGGDVTAPAGTPAHLEWKFSQVFGERTAGEEVQEVDVISAIEFDRTGDHLATGDRGGRVVLFERTDTKEHAGSRRELERMDYPVARHPEFRYKTEFQSHEPEFDYLKSLEIEEKINKIRWCQMANGALFLLSTNDKTIKFWKVQEKKVKKISDLNIDPSRGVANGSMLSSSISSSQKQYLANGCYTVGSSECLSNDMSFPTGGLPALRLPVVTSSETSLAARCRRVYAHAHDYHINSISNNCDGETFISADDLRINLWNLQISNQSFNIVDVKPTNMEDLTEVITSAEFHPTHCNILAYSSSRGSIRLVDMRQSALCDSHSKLFEEQESPGSRSFFTEIIASISDIKFAKTGRYILSRDYMTLKLWDINMDSGPVSTFQVHEHLRPKLCDLYENDSIFDKFECCLSGDGSRVATGSYSNLFRVFGCAAGSTEATTLEASKNPRRQVQTPSRPSRSLGSSITRVVRRGSESPGADANGNSHDFTTKLLHLTWHPTENSIACAAANSLYMYYA; from the exons TTGATGTTATCTCAgctattgagtttgatagaaCTGGCGACCATCTTGCCACCGGGGATCGAGGGGGTAGGGTGGTATTATTTGAAAGAACCGATACGAAGGAG CATGCTGGAAGCCGAAGAGAATTAGAGAGAATGGATTATCCAGTTGCTCGGCATCCCGAATTCCGCTACAAGACAGAGTTTCAAAGCCATGAGCCTGAG TTTGATTATTTGAAGAGTTTGGAGATTGAAGAGAAGATCAATAAGATCCGGTGGTGCCAAATGGCTAATGGTGCCCTCTTTCTTTTGTCTACTAATGACAAAACTATAAAGTTCTGGAAG GTCCAAGAGAAGAAAGTTAAGAAAATATCTGACCTAAATATTGACCCTTCCAGAGGTGTTGCAAATGGCAGCATGCTCAGTTCAAGCATTTCTTCCAGTCAAAAACAGTATCTTGCAAATGGGTGCTACACAGTTGGATCTTCTGAATGTTTAAGCAATGATATGTCGTTTCCAACTGGGGGTCTTCCTGCATTACGCTTACCTGTG GTTACTAGCAGTGAGACCAGCCTTGCTGCTAGATGTAGAAGAGTGTATGCCCATGCACATGACTATCATATCAATTCTATTTCAAATAACTG TGATGGGGAAACATTTATATCAGCTGATGATCTCCGTATAAACCTTTGGAACTTGCAAATAAGCAATCAAAGTTTCAATATTGTTGATGTCAAGCCAACAAATATGGAAGATCTAACTG AGGTGATAACTTCAGCTGAATTTCACCCTACTCACTGTAACATATTGGCTTATAGTAGTTCAAGAGGATCAATACGTTTGGTAGATATGCGGCAGTCAGCATTGTGCGACTCGCACTCTAAGTT GTTTGAGGAACAGGAAAGTCCTGGCTCAAGATCCTTTTTTACCGAGATAATTGCTTCAATTTCAGATATAAAATTTGCAAAGACTGGAAGATACATACTCAGTCGTGACTAtatgaccctgaag CTATGGGATATAAACATGGATTCTGGTCCAGTTTCAACTTTTCAGGTTCATGAACATTTGAGACCAAAG CTATGTGATTTATATGAGAATGATTCTATCTTTGATAAATTTGAGTGTTGCCTTAGTGGTGACGGTTCAAGAGTAGCAACTGGATCTTATAG CAATCTTTTTCGCGTGTTTGGTTGTGCTGCGGGAAGCACGGAAGCAACTACATTAGAAGCGAGCAAAAACCCCAG AAGACAAGTCCAGACCCCTTCGAGGCCTTCCAGGTCCTTGGGCAGCAGTATAACACGTGTTGTCAGGAGAG GGTCAGAAAGTCCCGGGGCTGATGCTAACGGAAACTCACATGATTTCACAACCAAACTGCTCCACCTTACATGGCATCCAActgaaaattcaattgcatgTGCTGCTGCAAACAGCTTGTACATGTATTATGCGTAA
- the LOC129899270 gene encoding serine/threonine protein phosphatase 2A 55 kDa regulatory subunit B beta isoform-like isoform X2, whose amino-acid sequence MNGGDVTAPAGTPAHLEWKFSQVFGERTAGEEVQEVDVISAIEFDRTGDHLATGDRGGRVVLFERTDTKEHAGSRRELERMDYPVARHPEFRYKTEFQSHEPEFDYLKSLEIEEKINKIRWCQMANGALFLLSTNDKTIKFWKVQEKKVKKISDLNIDPSRGVANGSMLSSSISSSQKQYLANGCYTVGSSECLSNDMSFPTGGLPALRLPVVTSSETSLAARCRRVYAHAHDYHINSISNNCDGETFISADDLRINLWNLQISNQSFNIVDVKPTNMEDLTEVITSAEFHPTHCNILAYSSSRGSIRLVDMRQSALCDSHSKLFEEQESPGSRSFFTEIIASISDIKFAKTGRYILSRDYMTLKLWDINMDSGPVSTFQVHEHLRPKLCDLYENDSIFDKFECCLSGDGSRVATGSYSNLFRVFGCAAGSTEATTLEASKNPRQVQTPSRPSRSLGSSITRVVRRGSESPGADANGNSHDFTTKLLHLTWHPTENSIACAAANSLYMYYA is encoded by the exons TTGATGTTATCTCAgctattgagtttgatagaaCTGGCGACCATCTTGCCACCGGGGATCGAGGGGGTAGGGTGGTATTATTTGAAAGAACCGATACGAAGGAG CATGCTGGAAGCCGAAGAGAATTAGAGAGAATGGATTATCCAGTTGCTCGGCATCCCGAATTCCGCTACAAGACAGAGTTTCAAAGCCATGAGCCTGAG TTTGATTATTTGAAGAGTTTGGAGATTGAAGAGAAGATCAATAAGATCCGGTGGTGCCAAATGGCTAATGGTGCCCTCTTTCTTTTGTCTACTAATGACAAAACTATAAAGTTCTGGAAG GTCCAAGAGAAGAAAGTTAAGAAAATATCTGACCTAAATATTGACCCTTCCAGAGGTGTTGCAAATGGCAGCATGCTCAGTTCAAGCATTTCTTCCAGTCAAAAACAGTATCTTGCAAATGGGTGCTACACAGTTGGATCTTCTGAATGTTTAAGCAATGATATGTCGTTTCCAACTGGGGGTCTTCCTGCATTACGCTTACCTGTG GTTACTAGCAGTGAGACCAGCCTTGCTGCTAGATGTAGAAGAGTGTATGCCCATGCACATGACTATCATATCAATTCTATTTCAAATAACTG TGATGGGGAAACATTTATATCAGCTGATGATCTCCGTATAAACCTTTGGAACTTGCAAATAAGCAATCAAAGTTTCAATATTGTTGATGTCAAGCCAACAAATATGGAAGATCTAACTG AGGTGATAACTTCAGCTGAATTTCACCCTACTCACTGTAACATATTGGCTTATAGTAGTTCAAGAGGATCAATACGTTTGGTAGATATGCGGCAGTCAGCATTGTGCGACTCGCACTCTAAGTT GTTTGAGGAACAGGAAAGTCCTGGCTCAAGATCCTTTTTTACCGAGATAATTGCTTCAATTTCAGATATAAAATTTGCAAAGACTGGAAGATACATACTCAGTCGTGACTAtatgaccctgaag CTATGGGATATAAACATGGATTCTGGTCCAGTTTCAACTTTTCAGGTTCATGAACATTTGAGACCAAAG CTATGTGATTTATATGAGAATGATTCTATCTTTGATAAATTTGAGTGTTGCCTTAGTGGTGACGGTTCAAGAGTAGCAACTGGATCTTATAG CAATCTTTTTCGCGTGTTTGGTTGTGCTGCGGGAAGCACGGAAGCAACTACATTAGAAGCGAGCAAAAACCCCAG ACAAGTCCAGACCCCTTCGAGGCCTTCCAGGTCCTTGGGCAGCAGTATAACACGTGTTGTCAGGAGAG GGTCAGAAAGTCCCGGGGCTGATGCTAACGGAAACTCACATGATTTCACAACCAAACTGCTCCACCTTACATGGCATCCAActgaaaattcaattgcatgTGCTGCTGCAAACAGCTTGTACATGTATTATGCGTAA
- the LOC129899500 gene encoding dof zinc finger protein DOF3.1-like, with translation MQDPSSIYSQINPQFPDQEVLKCPRCDSINTKFCYYNNYNLSQPRHFCKNCKRYWTKGGILRNIPVGGSSRKNTKRSSSSSSSSIKRSSTSSAENPKTELFATPAVPAFDQNSQILDANGPFGSLLVSNGPEIGNLLGALNSNGPDSGSDAAPQSGKNSRDEYLGEESNCWNGTNGWADLAIYTPGSTFQ, from the coding sequence ATGCAAGATCCATCATCAATATATTCACAGATCAATCCTCAATTCCCAGATCAAGAAGTGTTGAAATGTCCTAGATGTGATTCAATCAACACAAAATTCTGTTACTACAATAATTACAACCTTTCTCAGCCTCGCCATTTCTGTAAGAATTGTAAAAGGTATTGGACTAAAGGAGGTATTTTAAGGAACATCCCAGTTGGTGGAAGCTCTCGCAAGAACACAAAAcgatcttcttcttcttcttcaagtagTATTAAACGCTCTTCAACTTCATCAGCAGAAAATCCAAAAACAGAGCTTTTTGCTACACCTGCTGTTCCAGCTTTTGATCAGAATAGCCAGATTCTTGACGCAAACGGGCCTTTCGGCTCGCTATTGGTGTCAAACGGGCCGGAGATAGGTAATTTGTTAGGAGCTTTGAATTCTAACGGGCCTGATTCGGGCTCAGATGCTGCACCTCAAAGTGGGAAAAACAGTAGAGATGAATATTTGGGTGAAGAATCTAATTGTTGGAATGGTACTAATGGTTGGGCTGATCTTGCTATTTACACCCCAGGTTCAACATTTCAGTAA